The DNA segment TGAAAATACCCGCTGAAAAATGGAATGAACCCAAGTTATTTATTTGAAAGAGACTAAGGTAAGTTTAATTTGTCAACctttaattgaaaaattacattttaacCGACTTAAGATCAAACTTTCTAACTTCATCAGATTTAATAGTTAGAGACTGTGATGAAACCAACTGTTGCATGACATAGAGGCAAGTAAAGTGCCACTTTAATAGACCAgagaataatatatttttattctcaCAAAACGTGATTTATATTTCTATATTAGTGGCataatttagaaacaataatgaaGCGAATTAATATCACTTTTTGAAGtcacatataaaataactgGTGAATAAATATGTTTACTGTTTTATTCAAATACCATATGTAAGCCAAAACAACCAGGAAAATACCAGTACTATACAAGTGCTAAGAGCAAGCATACCTGTGTTAATAACAAGTCAAAGAAGAAAGAcgattctctctctttctcgccTGCTAGCTCGCGACAGGTCTAAATCTGAGCGGCAGAAAACCTAGAGAAATAGACTTCTGCTAGTTCTTTAGAGGAACAAAGCTAATTGGCGAAGTAAATATGGCAGAAAATGACAGTAAAAGATGGTCCCCCGACCTCCCTGACTATAAAACAAACAAGCAAAAGTGTCGATCCTTCAACTTTACTGCCAACAGCTACATTTCTTTGGGAGACTCAAAAGTAAAATTTAGCTCAAGACAGTGTAaaattctctctccctctcttcgtTCCAGGGGAGCTCTCTCAATATGTTAAAATTGTTTCTGTTCACTCTGTAAAAGGAGGATAAAAAGTGAGCCATCTTTTGCACACTCCCAGTTCTAATATTGTCAGCTCATGGCCCTGTAAAACCATATGGGAATACCTAACTTTTTCCTGTTAGGTTTTGTAGTCATGCATAGAGATGTTGAAAGGACACTGAAATATCACCATCTTTCAAGAATATaactctaaaattataatcaatACATAAATTCTCcacagagagatagagagagagaaaacgagACAGACAGAGATGGGTGTCGTTGGGTTTGGAATGGTGTGCTGATGAAACTGATTCTGAATGCATGTTGGTGTGGTGCCTTTGGATACTTTAGTAATCATTGCTATCTTTGTTCCTTTGGCTTCCTGCACTTGTCACTCTCTACTTCCGTAACTTTGTTTGCTTCATTGGGGCCCGAGATGCCCGGACACAGTTTAAAGTGTCTGCTTGATCTGAACTATACCAGTATTTTGCAAGCTGCAATTTCCTACAGACTTGTCCCCGCGAATATTACCTTGGAATTGTCAATCACTTTCCCTTTCAAACATCAAAGCCATTTGGGATGGATGAACAGATATGTTCTTTCTTACAAACATCTATACATGTACGAACGAATGCTTTGATTATACATGCATTAAAAGcttattaaaagaaatcaaaCGCTTTGGTCAGTCTCCCATTAATTAAATGACAACGAAAAAAGTCATTCTATGAAATTCTTGCACCTGCATGTGCCAAAAAGAATCATCCTGACAACCACACGGGTTGCGAACAAAAACCGAGAAGAAAGAGACTAATGCCAGCAAAACTCTTCATCATCACTTTGATGGTGTGGGTTCTCCTACTAATTATAAACTCATTTGTTCTAAGGGCTCGATACCCAGTTTTATGTATTAACCCCTTGTTTTTAGCAGATAAATAACTTCTACGAAGTATAGTCTTTGTGACTACAAGATCAAAACCAAGCAAAATTTTTCCTGTTTTTATACATGATTTGCACCCACCTTCACTGTTATCTAAGCCATTCTTGGTCCAAGTAGAGGAACATGAACAATTCAACAACCTCTCCTTTTCAAAGCTGATCCGGTTGTCTATCAAAAGCATTGAACAGCAATAGCTTGGCTACTTACCCGGCTTTGAATTTCGATCAAAATTAACCAGCGTTTGGGACCATCAACTGTGTGGCAGCACCAGAATTTAGATCCCCATAAAGGTAGCTCCTTAAGTCCTTACCAGGGGACCATCTTAGAATGCATGAGGAAATTCCACATAAATGAACACCTTTTTTAACACATAAAAGCATTTCTGAAACTGGGGGAATATTAACAGAGGTAAATAATGTAACTTAGACCTGTACTCCAATCTGAGGATACCAAATCAGGAACCTGAGGATGCTGGACCACTGGGGAAACCATAGGGTTGGATCATTACCCAGCTGGCCAGCTGGAAACAGTAAAATTGTCTGAAATAGTGAATGCGGAATTGCTTTTTTATCAcacattatattaaatataagtaaACAGGCAGCATGTTACCATAAAGGAAAATGCTGGtctaaatgagattttttttttttaaaaaataaattgggcTCTCTTAAGAAGAAAATTTGACTTATTAAATCAAACAACATCAATTCATTGTGAGattattactcttttttatatattttcttttgtaaatttaACATTTATCTGCCATAAATATGTCATTTGGTGGAACAAAGATCTAATTTTATTagctaaaatttttaaataaaaacttaaaaccttTTCTTTCAGATATTTCTTTTGGCTATAAATTCGTCTATTAAATGAACATTTAAATCCTATATGAACATTTAAAATGATGTGGAGAATGAAAATAATCTCATTGGAATGAGATGAGGATCTTCAGCTGATTCAGTTGAATGGCAACTTTTACACTGTTGTGAATATCGAAGCATCCATACTGGTTTAGAATAATGTGCTCCAGAGCTGGCTATggtggctatatatatatagacatgctTTGACCCTTCGTCAAAACCCAGACAGTTGGCTCTAACTCGGACGGGTTGAATGGTCTGAAGTAGAACTGCCGGCTTTGACCACGTTGCTTGCACAGAGATCAAATCCACAAACCAAACTAATACAAATGGAAATCCAATAAAATTGGTCAATTATTATATAACGTCtgttttagagaaatgatacaTCAATATCACAATTGGGAGTGCTTTTACAAGATTCCTTATTCAATCAAGTGCACAAAAATATATACGCATCTTATCTTTACAAAATATGCCTACAACTCCCAAGTCTTTTTGTTATATTGTGAGTACATCGTACCCATATCTACACGTATAATTGAAATTCTAGTGGTTTCTGTATCTTCAGACAATAAGGAAGTAGGATGGACAGTGCCGAAGCAAGCCCTTGCTTAGGCTACAAAATCATGTAACATATGGGAATTGTCAAACCTGTGATGTTGCTTTCCCAAATCCTGGCACTGAAAATCTACTGAATCGGGCTCTGCAGAAGTTGTTATTGTTTTATTACCTCTTAAATTGGTGACACCGGACATGGGAAATCCATCATTTTCACAATGCCGCAATTCTAGTGCAAGTGAAACCTGGCTGCCATCTACAAAAGTACGCAACTCAGACATATCATACGTGGTAGCGGCAGCCACAAGACTCCCATCACCACCTTGGTGGTGTGGGATATTCTCATCTGAATAAAGGCTATGGTTATCCACAACACTACTGCCAAATCCTATTCCTGTGGTTTTCCCATTTATTTCTACGTTAACAAACTTTGATTCACGGGCTTGTCCATGGCGAACATCATCAGCAGTTCTGGTTATCACACTGTCTTGCAACTCTTCCCCCCTATCCTCAAAAGCCCCAGAATTATCCCTTGGTGCTTTCGAGGCATTTTCTGGTGAAGATTGGGAGTTCAACTCTGATTCTCCAAACTCTTCTTTGTACATCTCCTCAACCATGGGCTTCCAAAGACGGACCCGTGCATTAATAAACCAGTTTGCAACCTGATTGGTATACAAAATTAATGAAGATGCCACATGAGCAGAAAAAGGGTCTGCATGGATTTCTATGACATTGTTTTAAGCAAAACTAAGGCATCCATTGATGAGGATGATATATATGTAGAAGATTTTCCAATTCAAAGAATCAAAAAGTCCTAACATGAACAGTGCATGAGAAGCAACATTCAGATGGACAATGTACTGGCACTTTTAAATTCCAGTACCAACAATGCATACTAAGAAACCATTTTTAGAATCATCTTACCTGATTTCGGGTCAAGCCCGTTTCCTTTGCGAGCATAATTTTTTCAGAGTCCTTTGGGTAACTAGTGAAATAAGGTGAGAATTAGTAAATTAAAACTTCTCAATACAATAGCAAGTACAGgatagaaatagaattagggaAATTAAGTGTTGAGGGACATACGGATGAAGGAAGTGCTCAAAGAGCCAAGCACGGAGAATTGAAACGGAGCTCTCAGGAAGCCCCCTTTGAGGCCTCCAAGCATGTCGCATCACACCAAACTGCTGAAGAGCCCTTTGTTGCCTCAGATGCTGATCTACATAGCGGAGACGATGTATCCCTCCTCCTTGACCACACAAGGAAGCATCTTGCTCCCCAAGGCTTCTCTGGGTAGCTTGAATCTGACCCATGATTGCATCACGCAAACAGCGGAAGTGTCGAGAAATTGTCTGGAGTGCAAGAGCTATGTACGGTTCAGCTGCCCCACACCCCAATACCATGTCGACAGACGACACTAAAAATTGCACCTGATTGTAATATTGTTTGTATCTTCTATCAACCTACAACAGGAGCACAACTATTTGTGATTGTACCTTTGTAagtaaaaaaagtaaatgaataaataaataataacatggGACAGAGAgtaagagagaaagagggagaatCCATATATAGAGAAAGAACATGGATATGAAACCAAAAGGAGGAAGAAAcatagaaaagaataaaaaaaagataagccATTCCCATTAACAACTAATTGAACTTAAAATCCTCCTACCCTTCATAACCCATTTCCACACCCCAGCACACGTCTCTTAAGTACCAGAATGAGCTTGAAGCCTCCACTCAGAATCTTTTTCAATAAACTCTCATTATTTACCTTGAACTTGCAGAGACTCCTACTAAAAAACCTGGATTCAGCACTGCAAACTGATAAGAACATTCTCTCACCCAACCCAGCCCTATCCCTATTTTACTAGTACAAACTACTACCTGTGATTGTATCACACACAGCGGAATTCTCAGGAAATAGTTGTGTGAGTGAGTATGTAGTGTGCAGGAAGAATATACAATAGTCGAAAGGATCTTCTACAAGCGTATGGTCAAGAAATTCAAACTATACATGCAatttaaaagaaaggaaaaaggataGA comes from the Carya illinoinensis cultivar Pawnee chromosome 8, C.illinoinensisPawnee_v1, whole genome shotgun sequence genome and includes:
- the LOC122274180 gene encoding BEL1-like homeodomain protein 7; translation: MATHFQSLSNQRDVLLTPYPGDTKFASYSEPPFHPGNIMMYLNQASSASYSDILSGGSLSPLNRDESVGGRNEMTLVPPTGDRASMQSIGRQLNSVPGDPLIDSVTGDSQMIPRTQLGVSAGEQNIQCQGLSLSLGTQMPSAIPVGSFGNQYPNPNPGGSSFSTTSLQNSMKGTISSKADETHQYGELRTAECLLSGFSGANQNNTRTETLCNRHSSMSHKEMLSDQYLYEPSGFANTMLNSKYLKAAQQLLDEVVNVKKALKQHGLNRHQSILGIVLDGSKEKDGRSSSWSAKISSDPGESTPNSFCELSPAEQQDLQNRKTKLLSMLDEVDRRYKQYYNQVQFLVSSVDMVLGCGAAEPYIALALQTISRHFRCLRDAIMGQIQATQRSLGEQDASLCGQGGGIHRLRYVDQHLRQQRALQQFGVMRHAWRPQRGLPESSVSILRAWLFEHFLHPYPKDSEKIMLAKETGLTRNQVANWFINARVRLWKPMVEEMYKEEFGESELNSQSSPENASKAPRDNSGAFEDRGEELQDSVITRTADDVRHGQARESKFVNVEINGKTTGIGFGSSVVDNHSLYSDENIPHHQGGDGSLVAAATTYDMSELRTFVDGSQVSLALELRHCENDGFPMSGVTNLRGNKTITTSAEPDSVDFQCQDLGKQHHRFDNSHMLHDFVA